The following proteins are encoded in a genomic region of Gemmatimonadota bacterium:
- a CDS encoding response regulator → MTDRERALDLEECWRTSSDIFLLLDRTGTIIDVNPAIVPTLGWSVAATQGRDIATLVHPDDCARMQDALTGLRAGVALGSLSLRLTREDGQYRQMNLRAGAVSTDGRFMVVARDVTLFQQTMRENFRLTHAYHFLRRASDVSRRAATREALFADACRCAVTDGNFRLAWIGMLDPVTGVLRAVATAGVGHDTPNGLPFSADPDGFGQAAREGRTVVFADFELDATPAPWRAAAIVYGLRSSASLPLTANGTIVGVLTVFAAEAGAFGDDEVILLGDVAAEISASLGALERREEQQRTEAAVRRLEAHQHRTQRLESVGTLAGGIAHDLNNTLAPIVMAVGLLERLPLDERASRHLKTIEKSAARGAAMVKQVLSFARGLEGEKVAMTVRHVVNDVAKMLDDTLLKDVRVEVVAPRELPSVMADPAQLHQVMLSLCVNAVQAMEGHGLLRIVAEEVTLEQAAALGIAGGRAGHFICISVTDTGPGIVPGVLDRIFEPFFTTKAAGQGTGLGLSTSLGIVRSHNGFIGVESIVGRGSMFRVYLPVVEESAEPAAPRTFVGTPEGHGELVLVVEDEDDVRELVRETLEQFHFRVLTARDGAEGVALFARDGNDIAVVLTDIKMPVLDGIAMTHAIRRLRPNVRVVAMSGVDASLADAERLVHESVTRVMQKPFEVATLVRTVREALDAPLPATAAMHSNPPTGAPPIRGDQ, encoded by the coding sequence ATGACGGATCGCGAGCGCGCCCTCGACCTCGAAGAATGTTGGCGGACCTCCTCCGACATCTTCTTGTTGCTCGACCGGACGGGAACGATTATCGACGTGAATCCGGCAATCGTGCCGACGCTCGGATGGTCCGTGGCGGCTACTCAGGGTCGCGATATCGCCACTCTCGTGCATCCGGATGATTGCGCGCGGATGCAGGACGCACTGACCGGCCTGCGCGCGGGTGTGGCGCTCGGAAGTCTGAGCCTTCGGCTTACGCGCGAGGACGGTCAGTATCGCCAAATGAACCTCCGGGCGGGCGCCGTCTCCACTGACGGTCGGTTTATGGTGGTGGCGCGCGATGTCACGCTGTTTCAGCAGACGATGCGCGAGAACTTTCGCTTGACGCACGCCTACCACTTCCTGCGCCGTGCGTCCGATGTAAGTCGTCGCGCCGCCACTCGTGAAGCGTTGTTCGCGGACGCGTGCCGCTGCGCGGTGACCGACGGAAATTTCAGACTAGCCTGGATTGGCATGCTCGATCCTGTGACCGGGGTCCTGCGTGCAGTAGCGACCGCCGGTGTCGGCCACGACACCCCGAATGGTCTGCCGTTCAGTGCGGACCCTGACGGTTTCGGCCAAGCGGCGCGCGAAGGGCGCACGGTCGTGTTCGCAGATTTTGAACTCGATGCTACGCCAGCACCGTGGCGCGCGGCGGCGATCGTGTACGGACTCCGATCCTCGGCCTCGCTTCCATTGACGGCGAACGGCACGATCGTCGGCGTGCTCACGGTCTTCGCCGCAGAGGCGGGCGCCTTTGGCGACGACGAAGTGATCCTCCTCGGCGACGTGGCCGCTGAGATTTCTGCGTCGCTCGGTGCTCTTGAGCGGCGAGAAGAACAGCAACGCACCGAAGCCGCGGTGCGCCGTCTCGAAGCGCATCAGCACCGGACGCAGCGGCTCGAGAGTGTCGGCACGCTGGCGGGCGGCATCGCCCACGACCTGAACAACACGCTCGCTCCCATCGTCATGGCCGTCGGGTTGCTGGAGCGGCTGCCGCTCGACGAACGGGCCTCGCGCCACCTCAAGACCATCGAAAAGAGCGCGGCGCGCGGCGCGGCTATGGTGAAGCAGGTGCTGAGTTTTGCGCGTGGCCTCGAGGGAGAAAAAGTCGCGATGACGGTTCGGCACGTCGTCAACGATGTGGCGAAAATGCTCGACGATACATTACTCAAAGACGTTCGCGTCGAGGTCGTGGCCCCGCGAGAGTTGCCGAGTGTGATGGCAGACCCCGCGCAGCTCCATCAAGTGATGCTGAGCCTGTGCGTCAACGCCGTGCAGGCGATGGAAGGGCACGGGCTGCTACGGATCGTCGCGGAGGAGGTAACGCTCGAGCAGGCCGCCGCCCTCGGAATCGCGGGTGGACGAGCGGGGCATTTCATCTGCATCAGCGTAACCGACACCGGCCCTGGAATTGTCCCGGGTGTGCTCGATCGCATCTTTGAACCCTTCTTCACCACCAAGGCCGCGGGGCAAGGCACCGGGCTCGGACTATCGACGAGCCTGGGTATCGTGCGCTCGCACAACGGTTTCATTGGCGTCGAAAGCATCGTCGGGCGCGGCTCGATGTTCCGCGTGTATCTCCCCGTGGTCGAAGAGTCCGCAGAGCCGGCCGCACCTCGCACATTCGTGGGGACGCCAGAAGGGCACGGAGAGCTTGTCTTGGTCGTGGAGGACGAGGACGATGTGCGCGAGCTAGTGCGCGAAACCTTGGAACAGTTTCACTTCCGCGTGCTGACCGCGCGCGACGGCGCCGAGGGCGTGGCACTTTTTGCACGCGATGGAAATGACATCGCGGTGGTGTTGACGGACATCAAAATGCCGGTCCTCGACGGTATTGCGATGACCCACGCGATTCGCCGCCTGCGTCCCAACGTTCGCGTCGTGGCCATGAGTGGTGTGGATGCCTCGCTGGCCGACGCCGAACGCCTCGTACATGAGAGCGTGACGCGCGTGATGCAGAAGCCGTTCGAGGTCGCCACGCTCGTGCGCACCGTGCGTGAAGCGCTCGACGCACCCCTGCCTGCGACGGCAGCGATGCACAGCAACCCGCCTACCGGCGCGCCTCCGATACGAGGCGATCAATGA
- a CDS encoding D-aminoacylase encodes MTLKTNYLTHRRLAVHTVGAMAFAFATGCAGLHTSATSGSPAADEPYDLVIANGRIVDGAGNAWFYGDVAIRGDHIAKIVRRGSAERLVARRSIDATGLVVAPGFIDIQAGGNYVSGDGRDVSKVTQGITTEIFGEAYTGAPISERSLENSSPAAAAAARPFMGPHGFDAWLRAMQTHGISPNVGAFVGASTLRVFGMGMAMGAATPAAMDAMRGAMRNAMEDGAFGLGTALIYPPGNYASTEELIEVTKSMAPYGGIYITHMRSEADQVLEAMDEALRIGREGGVPVEIYHLKAAGVGNWSKEAAMIAKIDSARATGFDVQANMYPYTAGGTGLAACLPPSVSADGKLFANISSDAERAKIRAEVAHPTSFWESLCEQATPQGVLIAGLRSPANQKWSGHRLSEIAAGMGKDWLDTVMDLLKSEGRDIGTMYFLMNEDNVKLQLKQPWMKIGTDAGGSDPDSTKALAHPRSYGTYPRILGKYVRDEKVIPLEDAVRKMTSAVAQRLLITDRGLLRPGMFADIVVFDPQRIRENSTYEKPLQLSTGMHLVLINGVEVVRDGRHTGAKPGRIVRGSAWRSGGK; translated from the coding sequence ATGACACTCAAGACGAACTACCTCACGCACCGCCGCCTAGCCGTGCATACCGTGGGTGCGATGGCGTTCGCGTTCGCGACGGGGTGCGCGGGCTTGCACACCTCGGCGACGAGCGGCAGCCCCGCAGCGGACGAACCGTACGATCTCGTGATTGCCAACGGCCGCATTGTGGATGGCGCGGGCAACGCGTGGTTCTATGGTGACGTGGCCATTCGTGGGGATCACATTGCCAAGATTGTTCGACGTGGGTCCGCCGAACGGCTCGTGGCGCGCCGCAGCATTGACGCCACCGGATTGGTGGTCGCGCCAGGGTTTATCGACATTCAGGCGGGCGGCAACTACGTCTCGGGCGACGGGCGCGACGTCAGCAAAGTGACGCAGGGTATCACGACCGAGATTTTTGGTGAGGCATACACGGGTGCTCCAATCAGCGAGCGCTCACTTGAGAATTCGTCTCCCGCTGCCGCGGCGGCGGCCCGCCCGTTTATGGGGCCGCACGGATTCGACGCCTGGCTCAGGGCGATGCAAACCCACGGCATCTCGCCAAACGTCGGCGCATTTGTTGGCGCGAGCACGCTTCGGGTGTTCGGCATGGGGATGGCGATGGGCGCGGCGACCCCAGCCGCAATGGATGCCATGCGCGGCGCGATGCGCAATGCCATGGAAGACGGCGCCTTCGGGCTCGGCACCGCTCTGATCTATCCGCCGGGCAACTACGCGAGCACCGAAGAGTTGATCGAGGTCACGAAATCGATGGCGCCCTATGGCGGCATCTATATCACGCATATGCGCTCCGAGGCCGATCAGGTGCTCGAGGCTATGGACGAGGCGTTGCGCATTGGCCGCGAGGGTGGTGTGCCCGTTGAGATCTATCACCTCAAGGCGGCGGGCGTTGGGAACTGGAGCAAAGAAGCCGCGATGATCGCCAAAATCGATTCGGCGAGAGCGACCGGCTTTGATGTGCAGGCCAACATGTATCCGTACACCGCCGGTGGCACCGGCCTCGCGGCCTGTCTGCCGCCTTCGGTGTCGGCCGACGGGAAATTGTTCGCCAATATTTCGAGCGACGCCGAGCGCGCCAAGATTCGCGCGGAAGTCGCGCACCCCACGAGTTTTTGGGAGAGTCTCTGCGAGCAAGCGACGCCGCAGGGCGTGCTGATTGCCGGGCTGCGCAGCCCCGCAAACCAAAAGTGGTCGGGCCACCGTCTCTCGGAGATTGCCGCAGGAATGGGCAAGGACTGGCTCGACACTGTCATGGACTTGCTGAAGTCCGAAGGGCGGGACATTGGCACGATGTACTTCCTGATGAACGAAGACAACGTCAAGCTTCAGCTCAAGCAGCCGTGGATGAAGATTGGCACCGATGCCGGTGGTAGCGATCCAGACAGCACCAAGGCGTTGGCGCATCCGCGGTCGTACGGCACTTATCCGCGCATCTTGGGCAAGTACGTGCGCGACGAAAAAGTGATTCCGCTCGAAGACGCCGTGCGCAAAATGACGAGCGCGGTCGCGCAGCGCCTGTTGATCACCGACCGCGGGCTTCTCCGTCCGGGGATGTTTGCTGACATTGTCGTCTTTGATCCGCAGCGCATTCGGGAGAACTCCACGTACGAAAAGCCGTTGCAGCTGTCGACGGGGATGCATCTGGTGCTGATCAACGGCGTCGAGGTGGTGCGGGACGGCCGTCACACGGGGGCGAAGCCGGGGCGCATTGTGCGCGGGTCGGCGTGGCGCTCCGGTGGGAAATGA
- a CDS encoding serine hydrolase, producing the protein MLKTRCHMQFAAGVLIAGLAFTRPLSAQEPYPGFDAYVAKALVTLRVPGAAVAIVRNDTVLYVKGFGVLAAGSQTLVNERTLFEIGSSSKAFTATVVSMMVSDGKMKYDDLVSKYLPDFKLADPAASAQVTLRDALSHRSGIGRGELIWIDAGTSRDDVLHRVRFLRPESSFRSKWSYQNIMFLAAGVAAGNAAGSTWDDLIQQRIFTPLGMTSSAPTYKGVTTPNVATPHSMEKDTVVRKGQFNAENIAPAGSILSNAVDMAQWLRFQMNDGVVGGKRLVSSAALKETHTSQMLVGAGGPGGGEQTLFNTYGMGWFVQDYRKELVWQHGGNTPGMTTAVGMMPEKKLGVVVLSNTDHTQLPDLLMHYIFDRHLGAPVRDYIAEATARAAARRPPVDTTAPHVAVSAPLPLTTYVGTFVDSMYGEATVALVNGKLEMSRGLVRGTLEYWNANNFRWWNNGSISALSAFIKFEVTPDNKVTGLYYGMAPDISLLTRKATAGGGRGGRSGGAGN; encoded by the coding sequence ATGCTGAAGACACGGTGTCATATGCAGTTCGCGGCCGGAGTCCTGATTGCCGGACTGGCCTTCACCCGCCCACTCTCGGCGCAGGAACCGTATCCCGGATTCGACGCCTATGTGGCCAAGGCCTTGGTCACGCTTCGGGTGCCCGGCGCCGCGGTCGCCATTGTGCGCAACGACACGGTGCTCTACGTCAAGGGATTCGGCGTGCTCGCCGCCGGCAGTCAGACGCTGGTCAACGAACGCACCCTCTTTGAAATCGGCTCCAGCAGCAAGGCGTTTACCGCCACGGTCGTGAGCATGATGGTGTCGGACGGCAAGATGAAGTACGACGATCTTGTCTCCAAGTATTTGCCCGACTTCAAGCTGGCCGATCCGGCGGCGAGCGCGCAGGTCACCCTGCGTGACGCCTTGTCGCATCGCAGTGGCATTGGCCGTGGCGAGCTCATTTGGATTGACGCCGGGACGTCGCGCGATGATGTGTTGCACCGCGTGCGGTTCCTCCGTCCCGAGTCGAGCTTCCGCTCCAAGTGGTCGTATCAAAACATCATGTTCCTCGCCGCTGGTGTCGCCGCCGGCAACGCAGCGGGCAGCACGTGGGACGACCTCATTCAGCAGCGCATCTTCACGCCGCTCGGCATGACGTCGAGTGCGCCGACGTATAAAGGAGTCACGACCCCGAACGTCGCCACGCCGCACTCCATGGAAAAGGACACCGTGGTGCGAAAGGGGCAGTTCAACGCCGAGAACATCGCGCCGGCGGGATCTATTCTCTCGAATGCGGTGGATATGGCGCAGTGGCTGCGCTTTCAGATGAACGATGGTGTGGTGGGCGGCAAGCGCTTGGTGAGCAGCGCCGCACTGAAGGAGACCCACACCTCGCAGATGCTCGTCGGAGCAGGTGGTCCCGGTGGCGGCGAGCAGACGCTGTTCAATACCTACGGGATGGGATGGTTCGTGCAGGATTATCGGAAGGAGTTGGTCTGGCAGCACGGCGGCAACACGCCCGGCATGACGACCGCGGTCGGGATGATGCCGGAGAAGAAGCTCGGTGTCGTCGTGCTCAGCAACACGGATCACACGCAGCTGCCCGACCTGCTGATGCACTACATCTTCGACCGCCACCTCGGCGCCCCAGTGCGCGATTACATCGCGGAGGCCACCGCGCGAGCCGCGGCGCGTCGGCCACCGGTTGATACGACGGCGCCGCATGTCGCCGTGTCCGCGCCACTGCCGCTCACGACGTACGTGGGCACGTTTGTGGACAGCATGTACGGCGAGGCCACCGTGGCGCTCGTGAACGGCAAGCTCGAAATGTCGCGCGGTTTGGTGCGCGGAACGCTCGAATACTGGAACGCGAACAACTTCCGTTGGTGGAATAACGGTTCCATTAGTGCGCTGAGTGCCTTCATCAAGTTTGAAGTCACCCCCGACAACAAAGTGACAGGGTTGTACTACGGCATGGCACCCGACATTTCGCTGCTCACGCGCAAGGCGACGGCCGGCGGTGGCCGTGGCGGGCGCAGTGGTGGGGCGGGGAACTGA
- a CDS encoding SusC/RagA family TonB-linked outer membrane protein codes for MSSLTRLRSYVAFVAAWLLLVAAALPLAAQGTIAGTVTGGESAAALANARVIVVNTLLTATTDEQGKFTLRNVPAGSVAVMVMHVGYQSLRKPATVTDGATTSLDFKLSVAVVQLQEVVTTAIGQQRRVELGNSITTLGDVGKKVEEMKVTSVADLLVAKAPGVVMLPGSILGGAPTVRIRGTSSISLGNQPIYVVDGVRFNANTTTGNGSTNFSLLNTLNPEEIQDIEIVKGPSAATLYGTSAANGVIVITTKKGRAGAPRWSYFGEMGSVQDRNNYPMMYMNWGHAPGSTTPIRCQLALMSTPAAQGGSPCLTDSLTHYLLLRDPARTFIHDGQTKSYGFNVSGGSEAVRYFISTDATDQWAPIQMPAFDQQRFADAKVPVKSDWLHPLAQQTVNFRANLNATMSPKLDIGVSFGFNKSNNRIMPSDAAFEALFYTGLQNYGFRGPGPGKITTTAEGAPLNEYYQYAPGDVMQESYKQDLQRFLLSSNALWRPYSWMQNDFTMGIDFASYDYYRICRLNECPVASTQRIGVVDDRRTDQRNFTTKVSSTVNYDARSWLNLKTTVGAEYNNIESDGLVTNGSGLPPGGNSVGAAATRTASNTQPTVVKTLGFFVQEQASLRDRLFLTAAVRTDQNSAFGSNFQKVVYPKLSASWLVSDEPFFPQKKWLQSLRLRAAFGASGVQPGATAALVTFTAASSSIPTRGTTSGINTPGLVAAQPGLPDLKPETSKEYETGLDAQLFDGLVHVDYTYYRRQSYDALISVPLAPSSAASQLSVLQNVGSIRNSGHELQITTQLFDRPNFGWDVTINGSHNTNMVVNLGFDASTNARRVIGQGLTTQQREGLPINGQWYRPFTYNDANHDGVLQWNKDDALSEVHVDSALKFRGVTAPRDIFSIQNGFDLFRHTLRINMSFDYKGGFNVQDGGNNFQCNTDPRACAETQDPKSPLGEQARNIAKTYGSNLGGTNYKTAAGYFMNGQFWRFRELSFVYQLPGIATKSLRAQKGSSVVLSLRNIHHWTGFSDIDPEINQGLAQNDNQTNFQSAPPPTYITLRFNLKY; via the coding sequence ATGTCGAGTCTCACCCGCCTGAGGTCGTACGTTGCATTCGTCGCCGCATGGCTCCTGCTCGTTGCGGCGGCCCTGCCGCTCGCAGCACAAGGAACAATTGCCGGTACCGTGACGGGCGGCGAGTCCGCTGCGGCGCTCGCGAATGCCCGCGTGATCGTGGTTAACACCTTGCTCACGGCCACCACGGACGAGCAGGGCAAGTTCACGCTCCGCAATGTCCCAGCCGGAAGCGTCGCCGTCATGGTGATGCACGTGGGCTACCAGTCGTTGCGCAAACCGGCCACGGTGACGGACGGTGCCACCACCAGCCTGGACTTCAAGCTCAGCGTCGCGGTCGTGCAGCTGCAGGAGGTCGTGACCACGGCCATTGGCCAGCAGCGGCGCGTGGAGCTCGGCAATTCCATCACGACGCTCGGCGACGTGGGGAAGAAAGTCGAGGAGATGAAGGTCACCTCGGTCGCCGACCTCTTGGTGGCGAAGGCGCCGGGCGTTGTCATGCTCCCGGGCTCGATTCTCGGTGGCGCGCCGACAGTGCGCATCCGCGGCACCTCTTCGATTAGTCTCGGCAACCAGCCGATCTACGTGGTGGACGGCGTCCGATTCAACGCCAACACGACGACCGGCAATGGTAGCACCAACTTCTCGCTGTTGAATACGCTCAATCCTGAGGAAATCCAGGACATTGAGATTGTGAAGGGCCCGTCAGCGGCCACGCTGTACGGCACGTCGGCGGCCAACGGCGTCATCGTCATTACGACCAAGAAGGGCAGGGCCGGTGCGCCCCGCTGGTCGTACTTCGGCGAAATGGGCAGCGTGCAGGATCGCAATAACTATCCAATGATGTATATGAACTGGGGCCATGCTCCAGGCTCCACCACGCCAATCCGTTGCCAGCTCGCGTTGATGTCGACGCCCGCGGCGCAGGGTGGTTCGCCCTGTCTCACCGACAGCTTGACGCACTATCTCCTGCTGCGCGACCCGGCCCGCACGTTCATTCACGACGGGCAGACCAAGTCGTACGGCTTTAATGTGAGCGGCGGATCTGAAGCAGTTCGGTACTTTATCTCGACCGACGCCACCGACCAGTGGGCGCCAATCCAGATGCCGGCGTTCGACCAGCAGCGGTTTGCCGACGCCAAGGTGCCGGTGAAGTCCGACTGGCTGCATCCGCTCGCGCAGCAAACGGTGAACTTCCGCGCCAATCTTAACGCGACGATGTCGCCCAAGCTGGACATCGGTGTGAGCTTTGGCTTCAATAAGTCGAACAACCGGATCATGCCGTCCGACGCCGCGTTTGAGGCGCTCTTCTACACGGGCCTCCAGAACTACGGATTCCGCGGCCCTGGCCCAGGCAAAATCACGACGACGGCTGAGGGCGCACCGCTCAACGAGTACTACCAGTACGCGCCGGGCGACGTCATGCAGGAGAGCTACAAGCAGGATTTGCAGCGCTTTCTCCTGAGCAGCAATGCCCTCTGGCGTCCGTACTCGTGGATGCAGAATGACTTTACGATGGGCATCGACTTTGCCAGCTATGACTACTACCGCATCTGCCGACTGAACGAGTGCCCGGTGGCCAGCACGCAGCGCATCGGCGTGGTGGATGACCGTCGCACTGACCAGCGCAACTTCACCACCAAAGTCTCCAGCACGGTCAACTACGACGCACGGTCGTGGCTGAACCTGAAGACGACGGTCGGCGCGGAATACAACAACATTGAGTCGGACGGACTTGTCACCAACGGATCGGGGCTCCCGCCCGGTGGTAACAGCGTGGGCGCCGCGGCCACGCGCACGGCGAGCAACACCCAACCGACCGTGGTCAAGACGCTGGGCTTCTTCGTGCAGGAGCAGGCCAGCCTTCGCGATCGCCTCTTCTTGACCGCCGCGGTTCGTACCGACCAGAACAGCGCGTTCGGCTCGAACTTCCAGAAGGTCGTGTACCCCAAGTTGAGCGCCTCGTGGTTGGTATCCGACGAGCCGTTCTTCCCGCAGAAGAAGTGGCTCCAGTCGCTGCGCCTGCGCGCGGCATTTGGTGCGAGCGGCGTGCAGCCTGGCGCCACGGCCGCACTCGTCACGTTCACCGCGGCGAGCTCGAGCATCCCCACGCGCGGCACGACCTCGGGCATCAATACGCCGGGCCTCGTGGCTGCGCAGCCGGGCCTGCCAGATCTGAAGCCTGAGACCTCAAAGGAATACGAAACGGGCCTCGACGCGCAGCTCTTCGACGGCCTCGTGCACGTGGACTACACCTACTATCGCCGCCAGAGCTACGACGCGCTGATCAGCGTGCCGCTCGCCCCTTCGTCGGCGGCCTCGCAGCTCTCGGTGCTCCAGAACGTGGGCTCGATCCGGAACTCGGGTCACGAACTGCAGATTACCACGCAGCTGTTCGACCGCCCCAACTTTGGGTGGGATGTCACGATCAACGGCTCGCATAACACCAACATGGTGGTCAACCTCGGCTTCGACGCCTCCACCAATGCACGCCGCGTCATTGGGCAGGGCCTGACCACGCAGCAGCGTGAGGGGCTCCCGATCAACGGCCAGTGGTACCGTCCGTTCACGTATAACGACGCCAATCACGACGGCGTGCTGCAGTGGAACAAGGACGATGCACTGTCCGAGGTGCACGTGGACTCCGCCCTCAAGTTCCGTGGCGTGACCGCTCCACGTGACATTTTCTCCATCCAGAACGGCTTCGACCTGTTCCGGCACACGTTGCGCATCAACATGTCGTTCGACTACAAGGGCGGCTTCAACGTCCAGGACGGCGGCAACAACTTCCAGTGCAACACCGATCCGCGCGCCTGCGCCGAAACGCAGGATCCGAAGTCTCCTCTTGGTGAGCAGGCGCGGAACATTGCCAAGACCTACGGCTCGAACCTCGGGGGCACGAACTACAAGACCGCGGCCGGCTACTTTATGAACGGCCAGTTCTGGCGCTTCCGCGAGTTGTCTTTTGTGTATCAGTTGCCGGGGATCGCCACCAAGTCGTTGCGGGCGCAGAAGGGCTCCAGCGTGGTACTCAGCCTCCGCAACATTCATCACTGGACCGGCTTCTCCGACATTGATCCCGAGATCAATCAGGGGCTCGCCCAGAATGACAACCAGACGAACTTCCAGTCGGCCCCTCCGCCGACGTACATCACGCTCCGTTTCAATCTCAAGTACTAA
- a CDS encoding amidohydrolase family protein: MHLKTKHLALFVATALVAASATNAAAQAGAGDEGTFFIKGGTVVNPGGQKMPNTNILVRNNRIVEMGPAAQPADAKVIDATGKYIYPGMIDANTGLGLGEVGGVQTMGLRTEMGEFNPHIRALVGLNVESELLGVTRMNGVTSAITSPTGGVISGQAALINTAGWTWEDLSVAKSAGMVINLPGSGGGGRGGGRGGRGGAAASPTLVADFERFMTESKEYNTARASGSAKLDLIYEAMRPLLNKQIPAIITANGEANIRAAVAFGEKWGIRVVISGASEAWKVRKFLADKKIPLILGSLESAPGDDVPYDEIYAQPGLLYEAGVKFAFSTGAGSNARHVAFHAALAMAYGLPSDGALKALTIWPAEIFGVEKEIGSIEKGKLANFFITTGDPMDLRTQVVEVFIKGRMLADDDRHSRLYAKYKSRPLPIKP; encoded by the coding sequence ATGCATCTCAAGACGAAGCATCTCGCGCTATTCGTGGCGACCGCGCTGGTGGCGGCGAGCGCGACGAACGCGGCGGCACAGGCCGGCGCTGGTGATGAAGGGACCTTCTTCATCAAGGGCGGCACGGTCGTGAACCCCGGCGGGCAGAAGATGCCCAACACCAACATCCTCGTCCGCAACAACCGGATTGTGGAAATGGGCCCGGCGGCACAGCCGGCCGATGCCAAGGTGATTGACGCCACTGGCAAGTACATCTACCCCGGCATGATCGACGCCAACACGGGGCTCGGGCTTGGTGAAGTCGGTGGCGTCCAAACCATGGGATTGCGCACCGAGATGGGGGAGTTCAATCCGCACATTCGCGCCTTAGTCGGCCTCAATGTTGAGAGCGAACTGCTCGGCGTGACGCGCATGAACGGCGTGACGTCGGCGATCACCTCGCCGACCGGTGGTGTGATTAGCGGCCAGGCGGCGCTCATCAATACGGCGGGCTGGACGTGGGAAGATCTGTCCGTCGCCAAGTCGGCTGGGATGGTGATCAACCTGCCCGGCAGTGGCGGCGGTGGTCGTGGTGGTGGGCGTGGCGGTCGAGGCGGTGCTGCGGCGAGTCCGACGCTCGTCGCTGACTTTGAACGCTTCATGACCGAGTCCAAGGAGTACAACACGGCGCGTGCCTCGGGCTCGGCCAAGCTAGATCTGATTTATGAAGCGATGCGGCCGCTCCTGAACAAACAAATTCCGGCCATTATCACCGCCAACGGGGAAGCGAACATTCGCGCCGCGGTCGCGTTCGGTGAGAAGTGGGGGATTCGCGTCGTGATTTCGGGCGCCAGTGAGGCGTGGAAGGTCCGAAAGTTTCTCGCGGACAAGAAGATTCCCCTTATTCTCGGATCGCTGGAGTCGGCACCCGGCGACGACGTGCCATACGACGAGATCTATGCACAGCCCGGCCTGCTCTACGAGGCCGGCGTGAAGTTCGCCTTCTCCACGGGAGCGGGCTCCAACGCGCGCCACGTGGCGTTCCACGCCGCGCTGGCGATGGCGTACGGACTGCCGTCGGACGGCGCCCTCAAGGCGCTCACGATTTGGCCCGCCGAAATCTTTGGCGTGGAGAAGGAGATCGGGTCCATTGAGAAGGGCAAGCTCGCCAACTTCTTCATTACGACCGGCGACCCGATGGATCTGCGCACGCAGGTGGTGGAGGTGTTCATCAAGGGCCGCATGCTGGCCGACGATGATCGTCACTCGCGCCTGTATGCCAAGTACAAATCGCGTCCGCTGCCGATCAAACCGTAG